The following are encoded in a window of Campylobacter sp. MIT 12-8780 genomic DNA:
- a CDS encoding flagellin: MSFRINTNVSALNATASVTANSRSLSTSLERLSTGLRINSAKDDASGLAIADQLRTQASTLGQAINNGNDANSLLQTADKAMDEQTKILDAIKTKATQAAQDGQSTKTRNMLQADINRLMEELDNIANTTSFNGKQLLSGGFTNQEFQIGAQSNQTIKATIGSTQSSKIGVTRFETGAQITAAGAANLTILNYNGIDDFDFAEVQISYSVGTGVGALAEEINRVSDRTGVRASYNVTTTGLYAIQGDTTSADFAINGTVIGAVRYEDGDKNGSLVAAINAVKDTTGVEASLDEFGKLVMKSNDGRGIVITAGSIGKGSGVVGGTMYSNYGRLSLVKNNGQDIAISGTGFGFDAGFVSQTSVSLRDSKGTIDSETADAMGFYADGKGKKVITQALAAFMSAAGSGFSAGSGFSIGSNQNFSTILAEGAVFISAYSNAYNTSAGSGFSTGSGLSQTATVKTSVFNVADQTAGVTTLKGAMAVMDIAETAIANLDTIRADIGSVQQQIEKTINNITTTQVNLKSAESTIRDVDFASESANYSKANILAQSGSYALAQANAAQQNVLRLLQ, from the coding sequence ATGTCATTTCGTATTAACACCAATGTGTCAGCACTTAACGCAACCGCAAGTGTTACAGCTAACTCAAGAAGTTTAAGTACTTCTTTGGAAAGACTTTCTACTGGTCTTAGAATAAACTCCGCAAAAGATGATGCGTCTGGTTTGGCAATTGCTGATCAACTTCGCACTCAAGCTTCTACTTTGGGACAAGCTATCAACAATGGTAACGATGCAAATTCACTTTTGCAAACTGCTGATAAAGCGATGGACGAACAAACAAAAATTCTTGATGCGATTAAAACTAAAGCTACTCAAGCGGCTCAAGATGGACAAAGCACTAAAACAAGAAATATGCTTCAAGCAGACATCAACCGCCTTATGGAAGAATTAGACAATATCGCTAACACCACTTCTTTCAATGGTAAGCAATTGCTTTCTGGTGGTTTTACTAATCAAGAATTCCAAATCGGCGCGCAGTCAAATCAAACTATCAAAGCAACTATAGGTTCAACTCAATCAAGTAAGATTGGGGTAACTCGTTTTGAGACAGGAGCTCAAATCACTGCTGCAGGTGCAGCCAATCTTACTATACTTAATTACAATGGTATAGATGATTTTGACTTTGCTGAAGTGCAAATTTCATACAGCGTTGGAACAGGCGTTGGAGCTTTAGCTGAAGAGATTAACAGAGTTTCTGATAGAACAGGTGTTCGTGCAAGCTACAATGTAACTACTACAGGGCTTTATGCGATTCAAGGCGATACTACAAGTGCTGATTTTGCAATCAATGGCACAGTCATAGGTGCTGTGAGATACGAAGATGGCGATAAAAACGGCTCTTTGGTTGCTGCGATCAATGCTGTAAAAGATACTACAGGTGTTGAAGCAAGCCTTGATGAATTTGGTAAACTTGTAATGAAGTCAAATGATGGTAGAGGTATTGTTATTACAGCTGGTAGTATAGGTAAGGGTTCTGGCGTCGTAGGTGGTACTATGTATAGCAACTATGGTCGTCTTAGTCTTGTGAAAAACAATGGACAAGACATCGCTATCTCAGGAACAGGCTTTGGCTTTGATGCTGGATTTGTCTCTCAAACTTCTGTTTCTTTAAGGGATAGTAAAGGCACTATAGATTCTGAAACTGCTGATGCTATGGGATTTTATGCTGATGGCAAAGGTAAGAAAGTGATCACTCAAGCACTCGCTGCTTTCATGTCAGCAGCTGGTAGTGGTTTCTCTGCTGGTTCAGGCTTTTCTATAGGTAGTAACCAAAACTTTTCTACTATCTTAGCTGAAGGGGCTGTCTTTATCTCAGCATACTCAAACGCATATAACACCTCTGCTGGTTCAGGTTTCTCTACTGGTTCAGGACTTTCACAAACAGCGACTGTTAAAACTTCTGTGTTTAATGTCGCTGATCAAACCGCAGGCGTAACCACCCTAAAAGGTGCAATGGCTGTTATGGATATAGCAGAAACTGCTATCGCAAACCTTGACACCATTAGAGCAGATATAGGTTCAGTGCAACAACAAATCGAAAAAACGATCAACAATATCACTACAACACAAGTGAATTTAAAATCTGCTGAATCAACCATAAGAGATGTGGATTTTGCAAGTGAATCAGCAAACTACTCTAAAGCAAACATACTTGCTCAAAGTGGTAGTTATGCTCTAGCTCAAGCCAATGCAGCACAACAAAATGTTTTAAGATTACTCCAATAG
- a CDS encoding flagellin — protein MAIADQLRTQASTLGQAINNGNDANSLLQTADKAMDEQTKILDAIKTKATQAAQDGQSTKTRNMLQADINRLMEELDNIANTTSFNGKQLLSGGFTNQEFQIGSQSNQTIKASIGSTQSSKIGVTRFETGAKITAAGNAQITIKNYNGISDFKFNEVAISYSINTGIGALAEEINKSTDKTGIRASFKVTTTGAYAIKGGNTSDDFAINGVTIGRIDYKDGDENGSLVQAINAVKDTTGVDASLDANGRIVLDSKDGRGIFIEGNMGAGSGVGTAMNVNFGRLSLVKNNGQDIVISGTASAIGFANITDVSQASVSLRESKGIIGVYEADAMGFNGDRFGKLFFSSASAAGIQFSVGMNVTTITGFSAAGALGQGGFVYSQSLTAMVHSVTGQLNTSIAYTAGANLVDQTAGVTTLKGAMAVMDIAETAIANLDTIRADIGSVQQQIEKTINNITTTQVNLKSAESTIRDVDFASESANYSKANILAQSGSYALAQANAAQQNVLRLLQ, from the coding sequence TTGGCAATTGCTGATCAACTTCGCACTCAAGCTTCTACTTTGGGACAAGCTATCAACAATGGTAACGATGCAAATTCACTTTTGCAAACTGCTGATAAAGCGATGGACGAACAAACAAAAATTCTTGATGCGATTAAAACTAAAGCTACTCAAGCGGCTCAAGATGGACAAAGCACTAAAACAAGAAATATGCTTCAAGCAGACATCAACCGCCTTATGGAAGAACTAGACAATATCGCCAACACCACTTCTTTCAATGGTAAGCAATTGCTTTCTGGTGGTTTTACTAATCAAGAATTTCAAATTGGTTCTCAATCAAACCAAACCATCAAAGCAAGTATAGGTTCAACTCAAAGTTCAAAAATCGGTGTAACTCGTTTTGAGACAGGAGCAAAGATAACCGCTGCTGGTAACGCTCAAATCACCATTAAAAACTATAATGGTATCTCAGACTTTAAATTCAACGAAGTTGCGATTTCTTATAGTATCAACACAGGTATTGGGGCCTTAGCTGAAGAGATCAACAAATCCACCGATAAAACAGGCATTCGTGCAAGCTTTAAGGTAACTACTACAGGAGCTTATGCTATAAAAGGTGGAAATACAAGCGATGATTTTGCGATCAATGGCGTAACTATAGGTAGGATTGATTACAAAGATGGCGATGAAAACGGCTCTTTAGTCCAAGCAATCAATGCTGTAAAAGATACAACAGGCGTTGATGCAAGCCTTGATGCAAATGGACGCATCGTGCTTGACTCTAAAGATGGTAGAGGCATATTCATTGAAGGTAATATGGGTGCTGGTTCTGGTGTGGGCACAGCCATGAATGTGAATTTTGGACGCCTTAGCCTTGTGAAAAACAATGGACAAGATATCGTTATCTCAGGAACTGCTTCGGCTATAGGTTTTGCTAATATCACTGATGTTTCTCAAGCTTCTGTTTCTTTAAGAGAAAGTAAAGGTATCATCGGTGTGTATGAAGCTGATGCTATGGGCTTTAATGGGGATAGATTTGGGAAATTATTTTTCTCTTCAGCTTCTGCTGCGGGAATTCAATTCAGTGTTGGTATGAATGTCACAACCATAACAGGTTTTTCTGCTGCAGGTGCTTTAGGCCAAGGTGGCTTTGTATATAGCCAATCTTTAACTGCCATGGTGCATTCAGTTACAGGACAACTTAACACCAGTATTGCTTATACTGCAGGTGCAAACCTTGTAGATCAAACCGCAGGCGTAACCACCCTAAAAGGTGCAATGGCTGTTATGGATATAGCAGAAACTGCTATCGCAAACCTTGACACCATTAGAGCAGATATAGGTTCAGTGCAACAACAAATCGAAAAAACGATCAACAATATCACTACAACACAAGTGAATTTAAAATCTGCTGAATCAACCATAAGAGATGTGGATTTTGCAAGTGAATCAGCAAACTACTCTAAAGCAAACATACTTGCTCAAAGTGGTAGTTATGCTCTAGCTCAAGCCAATGCAGCACAACAAAATGTTTTAAGATTACTTCAATAG